The following DNA comes from Deltaproteobacteria bacterium.
AACCGGCAGGTCGAAAACCGGACCCTCTTTGACGTCTGGTTCAAGGAGAACCGGCGCATGATCCATCTCAAGGAAGTAACCCCTTCGACCAGGAACGGTCGGGGGCTGACGGTCTACGAAACCGCCGTGGACTACGGCGATTTGCGGATAATCGTCTCGGCGGAAGTGTTTTCGGCCGAAAAGGATTCCGGACCGTGGCATCTGGAAAACGTGACCGTGGTCGACCCCCTGAATTTTTCCACCCGGACCGTTTCGGCCGAGGATCTTGATCTGAAAACCGATCCGGCCACCTTTCTGGTCGTGGACCCCAAGACCGATCCCGAAGGCCTGTCCATCTGGCAATTGGGGCGGGTCATCGAGGAGCTGGAACGCTCGGGCTCAGGCGTGGCCAGGCTGCGAACCGTCTGGCACATGAAGCTGGCCTACACCTTCTCCACGCTCTGTCTGACCCTGGTCGGCCTGGCCCTGGCCCTGTCCAGCAGGAACGTCTATCTCCTCTTCTTCCTGGGAATGCTCTCGGTCTTCATCTATTACGTCGTCTTCCTGACTGGCGTGGCCGCCGGACAAAAAGGGGGCCTGCACCCCATCCCCGCCGCCTGGGGAGCCGATATCCTTCTCGGGGCTCTGGCCCTGGCCCGCCTGGCCTGGATCTTCCGGCCCGTGCGGTCCAAGCTTCTGGCGACCGCCTGAACCATCGAATTCTCATCAACCCCCTGTTCACGCCTTGGGGTACTCTGCGGTGGGTGGTCGAACTCCAGCCGAACGTTGGATGATCCACAGCAGGTTTCGAACATGAACGACACACCTTTCGTTTATATCAACCCGGATGAGCCAATTTTAGGTACGGACCTCAATGAACTCTTCGCTTGAAACACCAGCTTGCCTGAGCAGGCCTGCCAGTGTCCCGACTTTCAACTCGCGATGATTGGGTACGACACACCCTTCTCCCCCGCGCCGCATGACAATATGACTTCCACGCCGGCGAACAACCGCAAAGCCCAGTCGCTCCAACGCACGAACCACCTCATCCCCCGAGAGAACAGGAAGTTTAGGCATACGCCAAAACCTCAAACGTGGTCAGCAATGGACGGCCTTGGATAGAAAGAGGGAATTCTTCCAAATAAAGCTCGGTGGCCTCGCGAAGATTGGCCAGCGCCTCCTCCACGGTTTCGCCTTGCGTTGTTGTGCCTGTTTCCGGATTGAAAGCAACATAGCCGCCTTCGGATGCCGGGGTCAAAACAGCAGAAAATTCCATAGCCATACCCTCACTATTGCTTAAATTTATCCTCGCAATCCTTACACGGGGCCATTCTTGAATAATACCTAAAGGATTGGCAAGGCGAACGCACAACCCTGTCAACCAAAAATCAACCCCACTCCGGCCGATTTTCGGCCTTGAATCCGGGCATGGTCACCCGGGCATGGTGCAGAAAGAGCCGCTTCCCCTCCCCACGCCCGTACAAGACGTCCCCGACAATGGCGTGGCCGGACGCGGACAGATGTGCCCGGATCTGATGTCGACGGCCCTTGAGAATCACGGCCCGGACCAGGGTCTGTCCGTCCTCCGGATCAAAACGCATCGGCTCGATGACCGTCCAGCGCAAACTATCCGGATCGTCATGTTCCAAAACACGGACCTTGCTGCGTTTGGCCGTGTTCAAAGCCCGTCGCTCGGTCCACCCTGCGTGGAGCTGACCTTCCACCACGGCCAAATATTCCTTGCGGATTTCACCCCGATCCTGCCATTCATGATATTGGCCGACCGTCTCCATCCCAAATCCCACCAGAACAAGACCGCTCGTGTCCCGGTCCAGGCGGTTGAGCAGTACTGCCTCCAGACCTGGAAAATGGTCGTCCAAGCAACCCTCCACGCTATTCTGGCCTCGTCCCCTGACGCTGTGCATGCCTGCCGGTTTCACCACGGCCGCGAAATTTTGCTCTTGGGCCGCGACCTCCAGACTGACCTTGCATCGATCCATCTCCGAAAACATTTTCCCAGCCAAGGCCACCACCTGCCCGGCGCGCACGACCTCACCCTTTCCTTGAGGCCATCCATCCACCGTGGCCCGGCCCGACTCCGCCAGTCTTCGGGCCTGACGCAGACTCAGACCGGGTACGAGGCGGGTCAGGACATAGTCGAGACGCGACCCGGCCAGATCCAAAGGAACCACTGTCGGCCCCAAAGACGAAGGGCAGGCCTTGCGGCCTGCCCTGTCTTGCCCGATTTTCCGACTCGTCATAGGGACCCGACCTTTGACGTGGCCAATTTGTAAATTTCGTGGGGATCGAGGATGAGAATGACACTCCCGTCGCCCATGATCGTGGCCCCGGATATTCCA
Coding sequences within:
- a CDS encoding LptF/LptG family permease, translating into NRQVENRTLFDVWFKENRRMIHLKEVTPSTRNGRGLTVYETAVDYGDLRIIVSAEVFSAEKDSGPWHLENVTVVDPLNFSTRTVSAEDLDLKTDPATFLVVDPKTDPEGLSIWQLGRVIEELERSGSGVARLRTVWHMKLAYTFSTLCLTLVGLALALSSRNVYLLFFLGMLSVFIYYVVFLTGVAAGQKGGLHPIPAAWGADILLGALALARLAWIFRPVRSKLLATA
- a CDS encoding type II toxin-antitoxin system HicA family toxin translates to MPKLPVLSGDEVVRALERLGFAVVRRRGSHIVMRRGGEGCVVPNHRELKVGTLAGLLRQAGVSSEEFIEVRT
- a CDS encoding type II toxin-antitoxin system HicB family antitoxin, with protein sequence MEFSAVLTPASEGGYVAFNPETGTTTQGETVEEALANLREATELYLEEFPLSIQGRPLLTTFEVLAYA
- a CDS encoding pseudouridine synthase; translation: MTSRKIGQDRAGRKACPSSLGPTVVPLDLAGSRLDYVLTRLVPGLSLRQARRLAESGRATVDGWPQGKGEVVRAGQVVALAGKMFSEMDRCKVSLEVAAQEQNFAAVVKPAGMHSVRGRGQNSVEGCLDDHFPGLEAVLLNRLDRDTSGLVLVGFGMETVGQYHEWQDRGEIRKEYLAVVEGQLHAGWTERRALNTAKRSKVRVLEHDDPDSLRWTVIEPMRFDPEDGQTLVRAVILKGRRHQIRAHLSASGHAIVGDVLYGRGEGKRLFLHHARVTMPGFKAENRPEWG